A DNA window from Mus caroli chromosome 8, CAROLI_EIJ_v1.1, whole genome shotgun sequence contains the following coding sequences:
- the Cln8 gene encoding protein CLN8 codes for MTPVSSHGLAESIFDLDYASWKIRSTLAVAGFVFYLGVFVVCHQLSSSLNATYRSLAAKEKVFWNLAATRAVFGVQSTAAGLWALLGDPVLYADKALGQQNWCWFHITTATGFFFFENVAVHLSNLFFRTFDLFLVVHHLFAFLGFLGSAINLRAGHYLAMTTLLLEMSTPFTCISWMLLKAGWSDSLFWKANQWLMIHMFHCRMILTYHMWWVCFCHWDALSSSLHLPHWALFLFGLALLTAVINPYWTHKKTQQLLNPVDWNFAQEEAKGSRQERTNGQVPRKKRL; via the exons ATGACTCCTGTGAGCAGCCACGGCTTGGCAGAGAGCATTTTTGACCTGGACTACGCTTCATGGAAGATTCGGTCGACTCTAGCGGTTGCTGGCTTTGTCTTCTACCTGGGCGTCTTTGTGGTCTGCCATCAGCTCTCATCGTCCCTGAATGCCACCTACCGCTCCCTGGCGGCCAAAGAGAAGGTCTTCTGGAACCTGGCAGCGACGCGTGCTGTCTTTGGCGTCCAGAGCACAGCTGCAGGCCTGTGGGCCCTGCTGGGAGACCCCGTGCTCTATGCCGACAAAGCTCTCGGGCAGCAGAACTGGTGTTGGTTTCACATCACCACGGCcactggcttcttcttctttgagaatGTGGCTGTTCACCTGTCCAACCTGTTCTTCCGCACCTTTGACTTGTTTCTGGTTGTCCACCACCTCTTTGCCTTTCTTGGGTTCCTGGGTTCAGCGATCAATCTCAGAGCTGGCCACTATCTAGCCATGACCACGTTGCTCCTAGAGATGAGCACGCCCTTcacctgcatttcctggatgctCCTGAAG GCTGGGTGGTCAGACTCCCTGTTCTGGAAGGCCAACCAGTGGCTAATGATCCACATGTTTCACTGTCGAATGATCCTCACCTACCACATGTGGTGGGTGTGCTTCTGTCACTGGGACGCCCTCTCCAGCAGCCTGCACCTGCCCCACTGGGCACTGTTCCTTTTCGGGCTGGCCCTGCTCACGGCCGTCATTAACCCTTACTGGACACACAAGAAGACCCAGCAGCTCCTCAATCCCGTGGATTGGAACTTTGCACAGGAGGAAGCCAAGGGCAGCAGGCAAGAAAGGACCAATGGCCAGGTGCCTCGGAAAAAGAGGCTGTAG